Proteins encoded within one genomic window of Candidatus Binatia bacterium:
- the lipA gene encoding lipoyl synthase, whose protein sequence is MATTISPKIPRIQEKKPSWLKVPLPGGEGYKRLQSLTRKLKLHTVCAEARCPNVGECWSGPQATMTIMVLGDECTRRCRFCAVRTVDRAAPPDPTEPDHVAEAISQLKLGYVVITSVDRDDLPDGGASHYAACISAIHKSDPEVIVETLIPDYTDDSLATLMAAQPDVLAHNVEVVHRLQRKIRDPRCSFERSLRTLAGARAAMPGVITKSSLMLGLGETHAEILEAMEQLRQADVEILTLGQYLRPSPNHAPVRDFIEPQAFDELAEIGKSMGFLDVAAGPLIRSSYKAGELVAGELARQRRVERGI, encoded by the coding sequence GTGGCCACCACGATCAGCCCAAAAATTCCCCGAATTCAGGAGAAAAAACCCTCCTGGCTGAAGGTGCCGCTCCCTGGCGGAGAGGGCTATAAACGCCTTCAGAGCCTGACCAGAAAGCTCAAACTACACACCGTTTGCGCCGAGGCTCGCTGCCCCAACGTCGGTGAATGCTGGTCGGGCCCGCAAGCCACCATGACGATCATGGTCCTCGGCGACGAATGCACCCGTCGCTGCCGCTTCTGCGCGGTACGGACCGTGGATCGAGCCGCACCGCCGGACCCGACCGAACCAGACCACGTCGCCGAGGCTATCTCTCAATTGAAACTAGGCTACGTGGTCATCACCAGTGTCGACCGGGACGACCTTCCGGATGGCGGCGCCAGCCACTACGCGGCCTGCATTTCCGCAATTCACAAAAGCGACCCCGAGGTGATCGTCGAAACACTGATTCCTGATTATACCGACGACAGCCTCGCCACCTTGATGGCGGCGCAACCGGATGTTCTCGCCCACAACGTGGAAGTCGTCCACCGCCTGCAGCGCAAGATTCGCGATCCACGCTGCAGCTTCGAGCGGTCCTTGCGAACACTCGCCGGCGCTCGCGCCGCGATGCCCGGTGTCATCACCAAATCATCTCTGATGCTCGGCCTCGGCGAGACGCATGCCGAGATCCTCGAGGCGATGGAACAGCTTCGACAGGCCGATGTCGAGATTCTGACCCTGGGACAATACCTGCGCCCTTCGCCCAACCACGCTCCGGTTCGAGACTTCATCGAGCCACAGGCTTTTGATGAATTGGCCGAAATCGGCAAATCCATGGGATTTCTGGATGTGGCAGCAGGACCGCTGATCCGCTCCAGCTACAAGGCGGGCGAACTAGTCGCGGGCGAACTTGCCCGCCAACGACGGGTCGAACGAGGCATCTGA